The Miscanthus floridulus cultivar M001 chromosome 17, ASM1932011v1, whole genome shotgun sequence genome has a window encoding:
- the LOC136518250 gene encoding 26S proteasome regulatory subunit RPN13-like: MCEFRAGKMSREGTRVVPDTRKGLVRVGRGEEGLVHFQWLDRGQNIIEDDQIIFPDEAVFEKVTESSGRVYILKFKHDSRKFFFWMQEPNADGDAQTCTQVNAYINRPLDAEADLRVPIEAEMSEDTADDDISSRAGNLVESMTADLAGEVTSAAGPVRLEDLQRILSAIQPSGAASSDPDAGLGLGDILKPDLVLPLIENLLIEQLASHLPEGSWTPGDIVELLQSPPLRQQLDAFTHVLRTGQIDLAQFGLTPANSG; encoded by the exons ATGTGTGAGTTTCGTGCCGGTAAGATGTCTCGTGAGGGAACACGAGTGGTTCCAGACACACGCAAGGGTCTTGTCCGTGTTGGGAGG GGTGAAGAAGGCTTAGTCCATTTTCAGTGGCTTGATCGTGGACAGAACATCATTGAAGAT GATCAAATCATCTTTCCTGATGAGGCAGTGTTTGAGAAG GTCACAGAATCTTCTGGAAGGGTTTACATCTTGAAGTTCAAGCATGACAGCAGAAAATTCTTCTTCTGGATGCAG gaACCAAATGCTGATGGGGATGCGCAGACTTGCACGCAAGTTAATGCCTACATAAATAGACCATTAG ATGCTGAGGCTGATCTTCGAGTACCTATTGAAGCAGAAATGTCTGAAGATACGGCTGATGATGATATCTCTTCCAG AGCTGGGAATTTAGTTGAGAGCATGACTGCTGATTTGGCTGGTGAAGTGACGTCTGCTGCTGGACCTGTACGCTTGGAGGATCTGCAGAGAATTCTGAGTGCAATACAGCCATCAG GTGCTGCATCTTCTGACCCTGATGCTG GACTAGGACTAGGAGACATCTTGAAGCCTGATTTGGTCTTGCCATTAATTGAGAACTTGCTCATTGAACAATTGGCATCACATCTTCCGGAG GGCTCATGGACTCCTGGTGATATTGTTGAGCTTCTCCAAAGTCCTCCTTTGCGCCAACAATTAGATGCATTCACCCAC GTTCTACGGACTGGGCAGATAGATCTTGCTCAATTTGGGTTGACCCCAGCAAAT TCAGGGTAA